From Fundidesulfovibrio terrae, a single genomic window includes:
- a CDS encoding PEP-CTERM sorting domain-containing protein (PEP-CTERM proteins occur, often in large numbers, in the proteomes of bacteria that also encode an exosortase, a predicted intramembrane cysteine proteinase. The presence of a PEP-CTERM domain at a protein's C-terminus predicts cleavage within the sorting domain, followed by covalent anchoring to some some component of the (usually Gram-negative) cell surface. Many PEP-CTERM proteins exhibit an unusual sequence composition that includes large numbers of potential glycosylation sites. Expression of one such protein has been shown restore the ability of a bacterium to form floc, a type of biofilm.), whose protein sequence is MATDLPLVATAGDGVSIFDDSIFDFDLIRWLEDPTLETFGDGVPKPGVSYPFSVSGLESLSPFDLLLDGQVMLSASLDATGSFAGSFIFPNIPVNTLHFITAQDSTGEFAYSMTCPTPEPTSLLLLGSGAGLLGLRKRRRAGR, encoded by the coding sequence TTGGCCACGGACCTGCCCTTGGTGGCCACGGCCGGCGACGGTGTGTCCATCTTCGACGACAGCATTTTTGATTTCGACCTGATCCGCTGGCTGGAAGACCCCACCCTGGAAACCTTCGGGGACGGCGTGCCCAAACCCGGGGTTTCCTACCCGTTCAGCGTCTCTGGACTTGAGTCCCTGAGTCCCTTCGATCTGCTTCTGGACGGGCAAGTGATGCTGAGCGCGTCCCTCGACGCCACGGGCAGCTTTGCCGGCAGCTTCATCTTCCCGAATATCCCGGTGAACACCCTCCACTTCATCACGGCCCAGGACAGCACCGGCGAATTCGCCTACAGCATGACCTGCCCCACCCCTGAACCCACGTCCCTCCTCCTTCTCGGCTCAGGGGCCGGTCTGCTGGGCTTGCGCAAGCGCCGCCGGGCCGGCCGGTAG
- a CDS encoding ParA family protein: MGASVVAIANQKGGVGKTTTALSLGGALARLGKKVLLMDLDPHGCASVHLGMFPENVPISAYDLLLAESFDRELWNKAVILAPQGGVDIVASNVRLSELDIDLKGRENKGLLLKNLLAEAALGYDFVILDCPPNMGVLLVNAMVASDLLIIPIQTEFLALHGLRLIFDSIRLLNKVLPRPVAWKALATMFDRRAGACRRVLELLRKKLGSKMFETVIDMDTQFREASARGQVIYDVAPESRGAKEYMALAKEILPA, translated from the coding sequence GTGGGAGCAAGCGTAGTGGCCATCGCCAACCAAAAGGGAGGCGTCGGCAAGACGACCACGGCCTTGTCGCTGGGGGGAGCCTTGGCCAGGCTGGGCAAAAAGGTCCTGCTGATGGACTTGGATCCGCACGGTTGCGCTTCGGTCCATCTGGGGATGTTTCCAGAGAACGTGCCCATATCGGCCTACGACCTGCTGCTGGCCGAGTCGTTCGACCGCGAGCTCTGGAACAAGGCCGTGATCCTGGCCCCGCAGGGGGGCGTGGACATAGTGGCCAGCAACGTCAGGCTTTCGGAGCTGGATATCGACCTCAAGGGACGCGAGAACAAGGGGCTTCTGCTCAAGAACCTGCTGGCCGAGGCGGCGCTGGGGTACGACTTCGTGATCCTCGATTGTCCGCCGAACATGGGAGTACTTCTGGTGAACGCGATGGTGGCCTCGGATCTGCTCATCATCCCCATCCAGACTGAGTTTCTGGCCTTGCACGGATTGCGGTTGATATTCGATTCGATCCGCCTGCTGAACAAGGTGCTCCCGAGGCCCGTGGCCTGGAAGGCCCTGGCCACCATGTTCGACCGGCGCGCCGGGGCGTGCCGCAGGGTGCTTGAGCTTCTGCGCAAGAAACTCGGCTCCAAGATGTTCGAGACGGTGATCGACATGGACACGCAGTTCAGGGAAGCCAGCGCCAGGGGACAGGTGATCTACGACGTGGCCCCGGAGTCCCGGGGAGCCAAGGAATACATGGCCTTGGCCAAGGAAATACTGCCCGCATGA
- a CDS encoding YybH family protein, producing MPEHSSQDLFSALCKALKSGDLDAAAGLYDDEAVFVVSPGRIARGKEEVRNALAGFIALKPTLVIDPVEVVSTGDIALVLGSWTLSGTGADGTPVLMSGRSADVHRRRDGVWRILVDNPWGTGVLPG from the coding sequence ATGCCCGAGCATTCTTCGCAGGATCTGTTCTCGGCCCTGTGTAAAGCCCTCAAAAGCGGTGATCTCGACGCAGCCGCGGGCCTTTATGACGACGAGGCGGTCTTCGTGGTTTCCCCCGGGCGGATAGCCCGGGGCAAAGAAGAAGTCCGCAACGCCCTGGCCGGGTTCATTGCCCTGAAGCCCACCCTGGTTATCGATCCGGTTGAGGTCGTAAGCACCGGAGACATTGCGCTTGTATTGGGTTCCTGGACGTTGTCGGGCACCGGGGCGGACGGTACGCCGGTCCTCATGAGCGGCCGGTCCGCGGATGTCCATCGCCGCCGGGACGGTGTCTGGCGCATCCTGGTGGACAACCCGTGGGGCACGGGCGTCCTCCCCGGCTGA
- a CDS encoding chemotaxis protein CheW, whose protein sequence is MKTLENYFEHDVALPESGQRSADLTGSERAFLEKYVGAGWENTPEGRALKSPVQAEQVMGAATDQEAPESGVDLESSLMAEEELRLVSFYVSGQVFAVPIMLVQEVLRAVAATKLPAAPPFLAGVTNLRGRVTPLIDLACLLDVPAEDGQEDNFLIVCRLRDMQIGLRVRAIDTMYKAPRADIEWNIESQVGVNAELMAGLLKAGDRLIKILSVSRLFQKVLKS, encoded by the coding sequence ATGAAAACGCTGGAAAACTACTTTGAGCACGACGTGGCTCTCCCCGAATCGGGCCAGCGGTCCGCAGACTTGACGGGTTCCGAACGCGCGTTCCTGGAAAAATACGTCGGGGCAGGGTGGGAAAACACTCCGGAAGGCAGGGCCCTCAAAAGCCCCGTCCAGGCCGAGCAGGTCATGGGAGCCGCCACGGACCAGGAGGCACCCGAGTCCGGCGTGGACCTCGAGTCGAGCCTCATGGCCGAGGAAGAACTCAGGCTGGTGAGCTTTTACGTGTCGGGACAGGTCTTCGCCGTGCCCATCATGCTGGTGCAGGAGGTGCTTCGCGCCGTGGCGGCCACCAAGCTCCCGGCAGCTCCGCCGTTTCTCGCCGGAGTGACCAACCTGCGGGGCCGGGTGACGCCGCTTATCGACCTGGCCTGCCTGCTGGACGTGCCGGCCGAAGACGGGCAGGAGGACAATTTCCTCATCGTCTGCCGGTTGCGCGACATGCAGATAGGCTTGCGAGTTCGAGCCATCGACACCATGTACAAGGCCCCGCGTGCCGATATAGAATGGAACATCGAATCCCAGGTGGGCGTGAACGCTGAACTCATGGCCGGCCTGCTCAAGGCCGGCGACAGGCTGATCAAGATACTGTCGGTCAGCCGTCTCTTCCAGAAAGTGCTCAAGAGCTAG
- a CDS encoding response regulator yields the protein MPKTILIVDDSKTVRNLVAFIMKKEGFKVVTAEDGLDGLEKLYSSEKIDLIISDINMPRMDGFTFIKSVREQDAYSDIPIVVLSTEGQEKDIQAGLSIGANMYMVKPAQPEKMVKNVKMLLG from the coding sequence ATGCCAAAGACGATTCTTATCGTGGACGATTCCAAAACCGTTCGCAACCTTGTGGCCTTCATCATGAAAAAGGAAGGTTTCAAGGTGGTCACGGCCGAGGACGGTCTCGATGGCCTGGAGAAGCTCTACTCCTCCGAGAAGATCGACCTGATCATCTCGGACATCAACATGCCCCGCATGGACGGCTTCACGTTCATCAAGAGCGTGCGGGAACAGGATGCCTACAGCGACATACCCATCGTGGTGCTCTCCACCGAAGGGCAGGAGAAGGACATCCAGGCCGGGCTCTCCATCGGCGCCAACATGTACATGGTCAAGCCGGCGCAGCCCGAGAAAATGGTCAAGAATGTCAAGATGCTGCTTGGCTAG
- the ybgF gene encoding tol-pal system protein YbgF: MKRFGLTVLALALAVSGCAQNKGKAGQEATQASRLDNLEAGFSRFQEQQRARDADIDYKLRDIASRLDRLGQGQPAVPSKTQKGKDHKPAPVAGSRQPVAYGQVIPYSSLASGAPGAPAATAAQPSPQAQPVPATPAPQPLPVLQPPVVTLGESAKQPVPMAAPAVEGSRFAKGKQAARTPQPLASAAQPAPVSSAAPSTTPAKPQGTTPQPAPAAPAAQTAAPQAADVQEQLLYTEALRAVSANHNDEGRRKFNDFLAKYPSSPKTPEALYWIGESYMGDKSYNQAILSFKEVTTRFPKDSKSAEALYRIADAYERLGDKANAAFHLKMLVDEHPSSEFSGKAKQKLKQLGQ; the protein is encoded by the coding sequence GTGAAACGATTCGGCCTGACCGTCCTGGCACTTGCGCTCGCCGTCTCCGGTTGCGCCCAGAACAAGGGCAAGGCCGGGCAGGAGGCCACCCAGGCTTCCCGGCTGGACAACCTCGAGGCCGGATTCTCCCGTTTCCAGGAACAGCAGCGGGCCCGGGACGCCGACATCGACTACAAGCTGCGAGACATCGCCAGCCGCCTGGACCGCCTTGGCCAGGGCCAACCCGCCGTCCCCTCCAAGACCCAGAAGGGCAAGGACCACAAGCCCGCACCCGTGGCCGGTTCCCGCCAGCCGGTGGCGTACGGGCAGGTGATCCCGTATTCCTCTCTCGCTTCGGGCGCGCCGGGCGCTCCCGCCGCCACGGCAGCGCAGCCCTCCCCGCAGGCGCAACCGGTTCCCGCGACGCCCGCTCCCCAGCCGCTGCCCGTCTTGCAGCCCCCGGTGGTGACGCTCGGCGAATCAGCCAAGCAGCCCGTGCCCATGGCAGCTCCAGCCGTTGAAGGTTCCAGGTTCGCCAAGGGCAAGCAGGCGGCCCGCACGCCTCAACCTCTCGCTTCCGCGGCCCAGCCCGCGCCCGTTTCTTCCGCCGCACCCTCCACTACTCCGGCCAAGCCGCAGGGCACCACGCCGCAACCGGCACCCGCCGCGCCTGCAGCTCAGACGGCCGCACCGCAGGCCGCGGACGTCCAGGAGCAGCTGCTTTACACCGAGGCGCTTCGCGCTGTCTCCGCCAACCACAACGACGAAGGCCGCCGGAAATTCAACGACTTTCTGGCCAAGTATCCCAGCTCCCCCAAGACCCCCGAGGCCCTTTACTGGATCGGCGAGAGCTACATGGGCGACAAGAGCTACAACCAGGCCATCTTGAGCTTCAAGGAAGTGACCACCCGCTTCCCCAAGGACTCCAAATCAGCCGAGGCCCTGTACCGCATCGCGGACGCCTACGAGCGACTGGGGGACAAGGCCAACGCCGCCTTCCACCTGAAAATGCTCGTAGACGAGCACCCGTCCTCCGAATTCTCCGGCAAGGCCAAGCAGAAGCTCAAACAGCTGGGCCAGTAG
- a CDS encoding zinc-dependent metalloprotease — translation MTPDGAKDAIKEANKAHKQANMQLVVVKVQNATEGDAGNDGEFNKDERKAVRTFGGKELEKLPNQKGLKICFGKTPTTESPTNPGISVHKDPTLIVKNRATAAETGQTIAHEIGHVMTLGAGHTVTSTQKANAGGHTPNTPGETGKENLMAPSNYRTDTKLTADQIAEMQTRKYFVGKCSTQFNSAFPAVKDKQQFGANTDAGNDQGGAPAIFDLHQMFLASLESSGVIQSQISVQTPLPGSAIGATYTLGFDSDQNAATGVAYSGLPGVDRVVKISASGVFGTPGFSLTGSVIDAVTLTVVSPLSSLQAVIADSLVDID, via the coding sequence ATGACCCCAGACGGCGCCAAGGACGCCATCAAGGAGGCCAACAAGGCTCACAAGCAGGCCAACATGCAGCTCGTGGTGGTCAAGGTGCAGAACGCCACCGAAGGCGATGCCGGAAATGACGGGGAATTCAACAAGGATGAACGAAAAGCCGTGCGCACCTTCGGCGGCAAGGAACTCGAAAAGCTCCCCAACCAGAAGGGGCTCAAGATCTGTTTCGGCAAGACGCCCACAACGGAATCGCCCACCAACCCGGGCATCAGCGTCCACAAGGACCCGACCCTTATCGTGAAGAACCGTGCCACTGCGGCCGAAACCGGCCAGACCATCGCCCACGAGATCGGCCATGTGATGACCCTGGGGGCGGGACACACGGTCACATCCACTCAGAAGGCCAACGCCGGCGGCCACACCCCCAATACGCCGGGCGAGACGGGGAAAGAGAACCTGATGGCCCCCAGCAACTACCGGACGGATACCAAGCTGACCGCGGACCAGATCGCGGAGATGCAGACCCGCAAGTACTTCGTCGGCAAGTGCTCCACGCAGTTCAACTCCGCCTTTCCGGCAGTCAAGGACAAGCAGCAGTTCGGCGCCAACACGGATGCCGGCAACGACCAGGGTGGCGCGCCGGCCATTTTCGACCTGCACCAGATGTTCTTGGCATCGCTGGAATCCTCGGGGGTCATCCAGTCGCAGATTTCGGTGCAGACCCCCCTGCCAGGCAGCGCCATCGGCGCGACCTACACACTGGGGTTCGACTCCGACCAGAACGCCGCCACGGGCGTAGCCTACAGCGGCCTGCCCGGAGTGGACAGGGTCGTCAAGATCTCGGCCAGCGGCGTTTTCGGAACCCCCGGATTCTCCCTGACCGGTTCCGTCATCGATGCGGTAACATTGACGGTCGTCAGCCCCCTCAGCTCACTCCAGGCCGTGATAGCCGACTCGCTAGTCGATATCGACTAA
- a CDS encoding CheR family methyltransferase: MSSLFSKTISLRKELKIADSEFVQLRDYIYQQSGIYIADNRKYLLENRLANRLKELNLKSFAEYYHFLQYDPGKRQELNRLFEVVTTNETSFYRNPPQLAVFQNNVLPEVLDKQRKLGGKKLRIWSAGCSTGEEPYTLAIILHEVLKSEINSWDIKITANDLSEAVLASARNGVYNDYTLRTTPKEIVTKYFSAEDGKFKVKPEVKRLVNFGQINLSDKAMLKRVDRSQLVFCRNVIIYFDDEMKKNVIGSFYDNLLPGGFLLIGHSESLHNISRAFKPKHYPGAIIYLKEG; the protein is encoded by the coding sequence ATGTCCTCGCTTTTCTCCAAGACCATCTCCTTGCGAAAGGAGCTCAAGATTGCGGATTCCGAGTTCGTGCAACTCAGGGACTACATTTACCAGCAATCGGGCATCTACATCGCGGATAACCGCAAATACCTGCTCGAGAACAGGCTGGCCAACCGTCTCAAGGAACTCAACCTCAAGAGCTTCGCAGAGTACTACCATTTCCTGCAGTACGACCCCGGCAAGCGCCAGGAACTCAACCGCCTCTTCGAAGTGGTCACCACCAACGAGACCAGTTTCTACCGCAATCCGCCCCAACTGGCGGTCTTCCAGAACAACGTCCTCCCCGAGGTCCTCGATAAGCAGCGCAAGCTGGGCGGAAAAAAGCTGCGCATCTGGTCCGCCGGGTGCTCCACCGGAGAGGAACCGTACACCCTGGCCATCATCCTGCACGAGGTCCTGAAAAGCGAGATCAACTCCTGGGACATCAAGATCACGGCCAACGACCTGTCTGAAGCGGTCCTGGCCTCGGCCCGCAACGGGGTCTACAACGACTACACCCTGCGCACCACTCCCAAGGAGATCGTGACCAAGTATTTCTCAGCGGAGGACGGCAAGTTCAAGGTCAAGCCAGAGGTGAAGCGCCTGGTCAACTTCGGGCAGATCAACCTGAGCGACAAGGCCATGCTCAAGCGCGTGGACCGCTCCCAGCTGGTGTTCTGCCGCAACGTCATCATCTACTTCGACGACGAGATGAAAAAGAACGTCATCGGGTCGTTCTACGACAACCTGCTTCCCGGAGGATTCCTGCTCATCGGCCACTCGGAGTCGCTGCACAACATATCGCGCGCCTTCAAGCCGAAACACTACCCGGGCGCCATCATTTATTTGAAAGAAGGATAA
- a CDS encoding chemotaxis protein CheA: MSQDFMDPELFADFIVEAKEHLETIEPNLLELEKNPENLGLLNEIFRPMHSLKGASGFLGLNQINGLAHKAENILDELRKGKIGVTAGIMDVILAATDALRTMIDSLETHGYEGEVETASIIHRIEAILAGEELPAAAPSGQTAPASEQTAASSSEEVDVPRPEKTPGGESRGFIMPEATETGPSYGLQAIGEGHLNDFLEEAQEIIENLNASLLELEKDPAGAGGDLVNDTFRYFHNLKGNSGIIGHKELNSLTHEAETLLNKVRKGEMTATPRMIDLLLGTVDMMETLVSKIDAKHNQATPMDISFLVDKLQQAVATGDVDFGDMAVQAEPLKSSESVDEAAPEPEAAQAPEAAPKPEAPAPADETASSSGDSGLDDEDKEIFEETVTQQLANIHLALDELAKDGTNKEYIDGLYRSLDTLRNSTGYMGFGELKTYAERTAGLVDQARKTGMDFEMMLDILRQECGILEDMIKAALAALMGGVKAAQPAAPEKAETVVTPAPAKEEAAKPEPAPKPKKEEAPKAQPKAEPAQAAAPASKAEPKPAPKPEAAAPAPAAPSAPGAAKVSSTIRVDHEKLDHLMNLIGELIINRNRYALLARSLEEGKLDVQEIAQQLTETTYAMARLSDDLQDTIMKVRMVPVSSVFSRFPRLVRDLSRKSGKEVELIMEGEETELDKSVVEVIGDPLVHLIRNSVDHGLETEEARLAAGKSPVGKVWLRAYHRGNSVAIEVEDEGKGIDPAKMREVGIRKGLITPEEAKNLDDRDALELIFMPGFSSAEKITDISGRGVGMDVVRTNIKNLKGTVSVTSEVGKGTKFTMALPLTLAIIDALMVMVGDQTYAIPLDAVSETTKIEVKRMTEVNKRKAVTLRGEVLGIIELREVLELPPAPEDDKEIVSMVILHDNDRRLGVIVDKLLERQEVVIKPLGSYLSEFDTRGLSGATIMGDGSVVLILDPHEIYLMSTSQR, encoded by the coding sequence ATGAGCCAGGATTTCATGGATCCGGAACTCTTCGCCGATTTCATCGTCGAAGCCAAGGAGCACCTGGAGACCATCGAGCCCAACCTGCTTGAGCTCGAGAAGAACCCGGAGAACCTTGGCCTGCTCAACGAAATTTTCCGGCCCATGCATTCGCTCAAGGGCGCGTCGGGATTTCTGGGGCTCAACCAGATAAACGGCCTGGCCCACAAGGCGGAAAACATCCTCGACGAACTGCGCAAGGGCAAGATCGGCGTCACCGCTGGCATCATGGACGTTATCCTGGCTGCCACCGACGCCCTGCGGACCATGATCGACAGCCTGGAAACCCACGGCTACGAGGGCGAGGTCGAGACCGCCTCCATCATCCACCGCATCGAAGCCATCCTGGCGGGCGAGGAACTGCCTGCGGCCGCCCCTTCCGGGCAGACCGCGCCCGCGTCCGAACAGACTGCCGCCAGTTCCTCCGAGGAGGTTGACGTGCCCAGACCGGAAAAGACCCCCGGAGGAGAATCACGCGGCTTCATCATGCCGGAAGCCACTGAGACCGGCCCGTCCTACGGGCTTCAGGCCATCGGCGAGGGCCACCTGAACGATTTCCTCGAGGAAGCCCAGGAGATCATCGAAAACCTGAACGCCTCTCTTCTCGAACTGGAGAAGGATCCCGCGGGCGCGGGCGGCGATCTGGTCAACGACACCTTCCGCTACTTCCACAACCTCAAGGGCAACTCCGGCATCATCGGCCACAAGGAGCTCAACTCCCTCACGCACGAGGCAGAAACCCTGCTCAACAAGGTGCGCAAGGGGGAAATGACCGCCACCCCGCGCATGATCGACCTGCTGCTCGGCACCGTGGATATGATGGAGACCCTGGTCTCCAAAATCGACGCCAAGCACAACCAGGCCACGCCCATGGATATCTCCTTCCTGGTGGACAAGCTCCAGCAGGCCGTGGCCACGGGCGACGTGGATTTCGGGGACATGGCCGTGCAGGCCGAACCGCTCAAGTCGTCCGAGTCTGTTGATGAGGCCGCGCCCGAACCCGAAGCGGCGCAGGCCCCGGAAGCCGCTCCCAAGCCGGAAGCTCCGGCCCCCGCGGACGAAACGGCCTCGTCGTCCGGCGACTCCGGCCTGGACGACGAGGATAAGGAAATTTTCGAGGAAACCGTCACCCAGCAGCTGGCCAACATCCATCTGGCCCTGGACGAACTGGCCAAGGACGGCACCAACAAGGAATACATCGACGGGCTCTACCGTTCGCTGGACACGCTACGCAACTCAACAGGCTACATGGGCTTCGGTGAGCTCAAAACCTACGCCGAGCGCACCGCCGGGCTCGTGGACCAGGCCCGGAAGACCGGCATGGATTTCGAGATGATGCTCGACATCCTGCGCCAGGAGTGCGGCATCCTCGAGGACATGATCAAGGCCGCCTTGGCCGCGCTCATGGGCGGCGTGAAGGCCGCGCAGCCTGCCGCACCCGAGAAGGCCGAGACGGTCGTCACGCCTGCTCCCGCGAAAGAAGAGGCGGCCAAACCGGAACCCGCCCCCAAGCCCAAAAAGGAAGAAGCTCCCAAGGCGCAGCCGAAGGCCGAACCGGCCCAGGCCGCCGCTCCCGCGTCTAAAGCCGAGCCGAAACCCGCCCCCAAGCCGGAGGCGGCCGCCCCCGCGCCTGCCGCTCCCTCGGCTCCAGGTGCGGCCAAGGTGTCCTCCACCATCCGCGTGGATCATGAGAAACTCGACCACCTCATGAACCTGATCGGCGAGCTCATCATCAACAGAAACCGGTACGCCCTGCTGGCCCGCTCCCTGGAAGAGGGCAAGCTCGACGTGCAGGAAATCGCCCAGCAGCTCACCGAAACCACCTATGCCATGGCCAGGCTGTCCGACGACCTCCAGGACACCATCATGAAAGTGCGCATGGTGCCCGTTTCTTCGGTGTTCTCCCGCTTCCCGCGCTTGGTGCGCGACTTGTCGCGCAAGTCGGGCAAGGAAGTGGAGCTGATCATGGAAGGCGAAGAGACCGAACTGGACAAGTCGGTGGTGGAGGTCATCGGCGATCCCCTGGTGCACCTCATCCGAAACAGCGTGGACCACGGCCTGGAGACCGAGGAAGCCCGCCTCGCGGCTGGCAAGAGCCCCGTGGGCAAGGTCTGGCTTCGCGCCTACCACCGGGGCAACTCCGTGGCCATCGAAGTGGAGGACGAGGGCAAGGGCATCGATCCGGCCAAGATGCGCGAGGTGGGCATCCGCAAGGGGCTCATCACCCCCGAGGAGGCCAAGAACCTCGACGACCGGGACGCCCTGGAACTCATCTTCATGCCGGGCTTTTCCTCGGCCGAGAAGATCACCGACATATCCGGGCGCGGCGTGGGCATGGACGTGGTGCGCACCAACATCAAGAATCTCAAGGGCACCGTGAGCGTGACCAGCGAGGTGGGCAAGGGCACCAAGTTCACCATGGCCCTTCCCCTGACCCTGGCCATCATCGACGCCCTCATGGTCATGGTGGGCGACCAGACCTACGCCATCCCCCTGGACGCGGTGTCAGAGACCACCAAGATCGAGGTCAAGCGCATGACCGAGGTCAACAAGCGCAAGGCCGTGACCCTTCGCGGAGAGGTCCTGGGCATTATCGAGCTGCGCGAGGTGCTCGAACTCCCTCCCGCCCCGGAAGACGACAAGGAGATCGTGTCCATGGTCATCCTCCACGACAACGACCGCCGCCTGGGGGTCATCGTGGACAAGTTGCTGGAGCGGCAGGAAGTGGTCATCAAGCCCCTGGGCAGCTATCTCTCGGAGTTCGACACGCGCGGTCTCTCGGGCGCAACCATCATGGGCGACGGCTCGGTGGTGCTCATCCTCGACCCCCACGAAATATACCTCATGTCCACCTCGCAGCGCTGA